The Mycosarcoma maydis chromosome 12, whole genome shotgun sequence nucleotide sequence CGATATCGATCTGCAAACGCTCCCATTTTCATTCCTCGTCGCATTCCGTATCCATCCTGTACTTTTATCCCGCCAGTGCCACTCATCTACAGGATATACTATCTACGTGCTGACAACTCTGTATGTGCTTCTCTAATATTTCGAAGCGCATGAGGCGGAAGACAGAATCGGGGGAATCGGGCAATAGTGGATGCTTTcaatctgaatcgtgaatcaatcacgaaatcgAGAAATGCATACGACAGCTGCGATTGCGATTTTCTTTCGTGCCCtcaaattcacgatttcttGATTTGAGTCTTTTCTCTTGTGTCTCGTGCCTCTTTTCCTGGTTTGCTCATTcttgacaatcacgaatcacgaatcttgaatcttgaagattcatgattgagTCGTGCGTCTCGGCATGAAGCACAGACCCGCAATTTTCCATTTGAGTTTTGCTGAatggcattcacgattcgtgattttctgtgattcacgattcacttccttttttttgtttGCTGAAGGCTCAGATACATGGTCATCGATATACTCACGACCCTAAAGCAGATCTAACgcctctcgctcttcctcttggCTTCATTTACGGCTGCCTGGTAAGATAACCACACCCACACCATTTGAGCTCGCATCGTCGCCTTTTCCTCTGCCAGTCTGCGagagacgcagcagctgcattCATCTCGCGGACTTTCAAGATCATCctgcgactcgagctcaagatcgGTTCTCGTCAAGAGATCTGATCTCTGCTAAAGAGAGCCAGGCATAAGGTGGTTGTTGGCTAGTCAACCTCTCTTTTCGTTGCAGCTATTGCCGCAGAGCTTTTCAGGCTGATGCGTTCCAATCTCAGCCACACCGACGCATCACCTCGAGACTCAGCATCGAATCCCACCGACGAAGCACAACCCAATTCGTCATCGACTTTCGCTGCATTTCCACACGACCCTGCATCGTCCTCGCCAGCCAACGTCGGCCACCTTGCATCTGTGCTCACTACAGTACGAAGACCAGCGCCTTCGCCTGCGAACAGTCCGGAACTCAGACCCACCTCTCGCTTTCCTGCCACACTTTCCACACCCGCAGAGCATAAACGAACGTCCGTATACAAGAGAGCTCGGACTGTGAGCCCCATCATCGACGAAaacagcagcgacgtcGAGAACGAAGTCAGATCGCTGTATTCACAATCCGCAAGCGATCTCGGTGAGCCCGACCACCTAGACGCCATCTCCTCGTCGCAACCCACGCCCCTCCGCCAGAGCATTTCATCTGCCGATATTTTGAATCCGCCACATATCATGTCTAAATCCGATCAGAACATTGAAGGACTCATGACCGAAAAATCTCTCAGCCTCAAcgacggtgctgctgccgctgctacCAACACCCTCACTGTTGAGACGATGGTGAACGAAGAGCCTCCTTCGTATTCCGAGGCGGTCCAACCTCTACCTTTCACTGCACAGGCTCTTGACATCACCGTGGCAGCCAGGCCGACCGGTCAAGAGCAGTTGGACCGCATTCGACCCATGAAGAATCTCCCTCTCCACACTGGCGATGTATGGTATCTTGTCAGTCGCAAGTGGTATCGTCGTTGGGACGCCGCTTGCACCGAGCGACGTGATTCCGATCCTGCCGAAAAACTGGATGTCCCCATCGGCCCCATTGACAATTCGGACCTCCTTGACCCAGACTCGACCTCCTTTGTTCGTCTCAAATCAGGTATCAACGAGCATGTCGACTACGAGATGCTGCCTGAAGAAGGCTGGAAGCTCCTTGTCGCATGGTACGGAAGCAGTGGGCCCGCTTTTGCACGCAAAGTCATCGACGGCCGCTGTCCAGGTCAGGAGAGCGTCGAATTCTACCCTCCCATCTTTCGTCTGCTCAGGCTTGTCGAAGATGACAGCACACAGGGCTCGGGCGTCCCCCCCTTCAGCCTATCAGTCAGCACAAGCCTTGCTGAGCTCAAAGCGATGGTCAAGATGGCGTTCAACCTTGGTCAGGTTGCCGACGTTGATATCAGACTCTATTTTTTCCCCGAACCATCAGACCAGGAGCTTCAGAGTGGACTCGTTGGCTTTGCAAGACTGGATGAGGAGGGTGTGAGCATCATTGACGCCCGTGAAGACAAGCCTGACAGCTATCAACCCAACGTCTCTCTAAGATCGATCGGGATAGAGGAAATAGAAGTCAACcttctcgtcgagatcCGCCAATCAGGACGCTGGCAAACGGACCCTGCTCCTGCTGAAGCCACAGCTTCTTCGGTCAAAGGCGTCTTTGCGCAGCAGGGCGACTTCTTCAGCAACCTTCAACAGAGCAGCAGTGTCATTGCCTCAGCAAGCGGCAGTGCAACATCTGTGCCGAGTGCGGAAGCCCAAGGACGAGTGACTAGGTCGCAGACCGCTACGGATCGAAGCATGGGCAGATCACGCGGACTTCGCGGCCTCAACAATCTCGGCAATACTTGCTTCATGAACAGCGCGCTTCAGTGCCTCAGCAACACGTACGAGCTACAGCAGTACTTTGTCTCTGGAGCCTACAAGGAGGAGCTCAACACAGACAACCCACTGGGAATGGGAGGTGCGATCGCGGAGGCATTCGGCAACCTCATCACCAATATTTGGAATGGACAGGGTGGCTCTTTCTGGCCTCGTGAGTTCAAATTTGCCCTCTCTCGCTTTGCACCACAGTTCAGTGGATATGCACAGCATGACAGTCAGGAGCTGCTCGCATTCCTTTTGGACGGTCTGCACGAGGACCTTAACCGCATTCTCAAGAAGCCCTACATTGAGGCACCCGATTGGGAGGGAGGCGACGAAAAGGATCTTGTGGCTTTTGCCAAGCGACAGTGGGACATTTACAAGGCGCGTAACGATTCggtcatcgtcgatctctTCCAGGGACAGTACCGTAGCACGCTGGTCTGCCCTGATTGCAGCAAGGTCTCGATCAAGTTTGATCCATTCATGTACTTGACCCTGCCCATCCCGAACAGGAAGATGTGGCGAGGGCAAGTGTACTTTGTACCACTGGATGCGGGTCAGTCCATGCACAAGTTCCAGGTGCTGCTTCCGGCTGGTTCTACGGTTGGCAAGCTGCGGCAGAAAGTGGCGGCACAATTTGGCATAGAAACGAAGCGTTTGGTGTGCGGGGAGGTATGGCATCATCGCATCTACAAGTGGATTGACGATTACGAGCCGCTCATTGATGTCAAGGACGGCGACTTTGTCTACTTCTGGGAGGTGCCAACAGCTCCTCGTTTCTCTAAGCAGCGTCACTATCGTTACCATCGCTCGGTCGAGGACGCCGAGAATGCGCTGGATATTCcagaggaggagcaagcgATCTTGCCCGTCTTTACCAACTTTGCCATGGACGCTTCAGAACCTTCGTCGAGTCAAGCCTTTGTCAGCCGTCGTGCTCGTACAGAGGCTGTTGGCATTCCTTTCTTTGTTTCTGTGCCCAAGGCCGATATTTACAACGTTGACGCTATTCGCAAACACGTCTTGGAAGGGTTTTCGCGCTATGCGAGGAATTCAGACGATCTTCGAAAAGCTGTCGAGCAAAATCGTGACACTAGTGCTTTGTCAGCCATACCGCCATCTGCATCCCAGATTTCGGACTGGGAGATGATCGATGACTCGACCACTAGTGCAGAAGATGCAGTACAAGTGGTAGCGCCAAGTCAAACAAGCGACAGCGACGTGGTCACAGAGATTCGAGACGATGGCGAAACTGTGGTGGTACCTGATTTTAGCACGACCGACGTTGACGCATTAGCTGCTCCGCGTACCCCGCTACAGAAATCAAAGTCCGCAACGCCCATCGAACGAGCTTTGCGAATTCGTTTCAGTGTTGCCGAGGCAGGTCAAGGGCTTCCCAAGGGAAGCGAGAGCAACGCAGACCATCTGTCTGAAGACCTCGAAGAGCGTCAACTCCGTCTTGCGAAGCGAAACAACTTTTCGTCGGAAGGCTCAGACGAACTTTCGATGAAAATcgccgccgacgagctggagTCCGAGGATGAGTCTAAAgctgcatcgccaccaAAAGCGATTCCTCTCGTCTACACAGGCGGTGCCATCGTCTGCACCTGGTCACATTCCATCAAGGAACgtggcttgctcgtcgaatCGGAATCAGCTCAATTGTGGGGCGAGTACGAAGAAACGGTAGACGAGTCCATTCGTCAACGCGAGAACGCCGGACCGGCTCGAACAAAGACGCTGTCGATCGAGGATTGCATGGACGAATTTACGAGGGAGGAGCAGTTGGGTGAGGATGACCCGTGGTACTGCCCATCATGCAAGGAGTTCCGTCAAGCAACCAAGAAGTTTGATCTTTGGAAGGCACCTGATATCCTCGTGGTGCATCTCAAGCGCTTCAGTGCCGGCAGGCATTCGCGTGACAAGCTCAATATGCTCGTGGACTTTCCCTTAGAGGGTCTCGACTTGAcggatcgagtcgaggGTACTCAGGCGCTTCGAAGAGTGCAAGAGGAAGCTGAGAAGAGTGGCGAGGAGTTGTCGGAGAGCATGCTGGGATCGGGCATCCTGCGTCCGTTGGAGGACAACGATGATGCGGTTGCGGTGGATCGTCCCATCTATGATCTGTATGCGGTCGACAACCATTTCGGCGGATTGGGCGGAGGACACTATACCGCCTTCGCAAAAAGTCCAGCTGATGGCAAGTGGTACGAGTTTGACGACTCAAGCGTCAGACCAGTGGCGAATCCTGAGCAGGTCAAGAGCTCTTCGGCTTATTTGCTCTTCTATCGCCGTAGGACAACGCGGCCGATTGGAGGCAAGTCAAGGCAAAAGTTccaagaagctgccaagaccAAGGCCACTGCTGCAGGGGGGCAGGTAGAAGCTGGTGGCTTCGACACTGTAGCGTCAGGCGCAGCGGCAAACACTGGAGCATCCAACGCGACGGGCGACTACTCGAGCGATTCGTCCAGCGACGACACTCCTGATTGGTCATTGAACATGCGCAACGGCGTCGATGAcaacctcgtcgagccGGCGACGGGCTGGTCGAGCACTGGCAATTCGCCCGCTTCATCTAGTCGTGCTCCAAGTCCAATGAGCGACCGTGGTGCTGGATCTCCCTGAACGTTGTCTATGATCATGTAATCAAAGTGATGTGAACTTGGAGCTCTTGGCCTGGGAGTCGCAGTGTGCGAAAATCTTCACTATGCAGTGAGATATACCTGATTCAGACTCTTGATTCttaattcacgatccgtgattgttgCGGACGGCTGGCGCTTGACTcaggattcgtgattggtcCACGAGATTTTCATTTGTTTGTTCCcacgagacacgagagacAAGCTGTCGTGAAAGGTGATCATGTGGTGATGAAGAGGTCAGTGGCATGTCTCAAATTAGCATTGCGAAGAAATCGCTTGCATTGGTGCTACCGGCACGATCTCCCTGCTACCCGAGCATGGATCGTGCTCGGACCAATGAGCTTGCTGTCCTGGAGAGAGCACAATTTCTGAGCGAACTGTGCACGGTCGGAGAGGACTCGGACAAGCGGTGATCGATTCGGACAAACATTTACGGTTGCCAAGAACCACGAATAGTGTCAGAAACTCACACcgctgattcac carries:
- a CDS encoding uncharacterized protein (related to UBP12 - ubiquitin C-terminal hydrolase); its protein translation is MRSNLSHTDASPRDSASNPTDEAQPNSSSTFAAFPHDPASSSPANVGHLASVLTTVRRPAPSPANSPELRPTSRFPATLSTPAEHKRTSVYKRARTVSPIIDENSSDVENEVRSLYSQSASDLGEPDHLDAISSSQPTPLRQSISSADILNPPHIMSKSDQNIEGLMTEKSLSLNDGAAAAATNTLTVETMVNEEPPSYSEAVQPLPFTAQALDITVAARPTGQEQLDRIRPMKNLPLHTGDVWYLVSRKWYRRWDAACTERRDSDPAEKLDVPIGPIDNSDLLDPDSTSFVRLKSGINEHVDYEMLPEEGWKLLVAWYGSSGPAFARKVIDGRCPGQESVEFYPPIFRLLRLVEDDSTQGSGVPPFSLSVSTSLAELKAMVKMAFNLGQVADVDIRLYFFPEPSDQELQSGLVGFARLDEEGVSIIDAREDKPDSYQPNVSLRSIGIEEIEVNLLVEIRQSGRWQTDPAPAEATASSVKGVFAQQGDFFSNLQQSSSVIASASGSATSVPSAEAQGRVTRSQTATDRSMGRSRGLRGLNNLGNTCFMNSALQCLSNTYELQQYFVSGAYKEELNTDNPLGMGGAIAEAFGNLITNIWNGQGGSFWPREFKFALSRFAPQFSGYAQHDSQELLAFLLDGLHEDLNRILKKPYIEAPDWEGGDEKDLVAFAKRQWDIYKARNDSVIVDLFQGQYRSTLVCPDCSKVSIKFDPFMYLTLPIPNRKMWRGQVYFVPLDAGQSMHKFQVLLPAGSTVGKLRQKVAAQFGIETKRLVCGEVWHHRIYKWIDDYEPLIDVKDGDFVYFWEVPTAPRFSKQRHYRYHRSVEDAENALDIPEEEQAILPVFTNFAMDASEPSSSQAFVSRRARTEAVGIPFFVSVPKADIYNVDAIRKHVLEGFSRYARNSDDLRKAVEQNRDTSALSAIPPSASQISDWEMIDDSTTSAEDAVQVVAPSQTSDSDVVTEIRDDGETVVVPDFSTTDVDALAAPRTPLQKSKSATPIERALRIRFSVAEAGQGLPKGSESNADHLSEDLEERQLRLAKRNNFSSEGSDELSMKIAADELESEDESKAASPPKAIPLVYTGGAIVCTWSHSIKERGLLVESESAQLWGEYEETVDESIRQRENAGPARTKTLSIEDCMDEFTREEQLGEDDPWYCPSCKEFRQATKKFDLWKAPDILVVHLKRFSAGRHSRDKLNMLVDFPLEGLDLTDRVEGTQALRRVQEEAEKSGEELSESMLGSGILRPLEDNDDAVAVDRPIYDLYAVDNHFGGLGGGHYTAFAKSPADGKWYEFDDSSVRPVANPEQVKSSSAYLLFYRRRTTRPIGGKSRQKFQEAAKTKATAAGGQVEAGGFDTVASGAAANTGASNATGDYSSDSSSDDTPDWSLNMRNGVDDNLVEPATGWSSTGNSPASSSRAPSPMSDRGAGSP